One Diospyros lotus cultivar Yz01 chromosome 1, ASM1463336v1, whole genome shotgun sequence genomic window carries:
- the LOC127808262 gene encoding CBL-interacting protein kinase 2-like has translation MDNRVSVLMERYELGRLLGQGTFARVYYARNLQTGQSVAIKVIDKEKVLRVGLINQIKREISVMRLVKHPNIVQLYEVLATKTKIYFVMEYAKGGELFNKVAKGRLKEDVARNYFQQLINAIDFCHSRGVYHRDLKPENLLLDENENLKVSDFGLSALAESRRQDGLLHTTCGTPAYVAPEVIDRKGYDGAKADIWSCGVILFVLLAGYLPFHDSNLMEMYRKIAKAEYRCPSHFPFEARKLLSRILDPNPSTRISLAKIRENSWFKRGLYSKPTKAIMESKERASSDADAASGSGSGTGNVAAEETQELVKAANLNAFDIISFSAGFDLSGLFEESRLKKEARFTSRKPASVIISKLEEIAKLLKLRAGKKDKGLIKFEGLKEGRKGILSIDAEIFEVAPNFHLVEMKKSNGDTLEYQKALQEGIRPALKDIVWAWQGEQPQPELEPEPPLPHAPQQEEQVLQQPQLRE, from the coding sequence ATGGATAATAGAGTGAGCGTGTTGATGGAAAGATATGAATTAGGGAGATTACTAGGCCAAGGAACCTTTGCAAGGGTTTACTATGCCAGAAATCTCCAAACTGGACAAAGCGTGGCCATTAAAGTGATAGACAAGGAGAAAGTTTTGCGGGTTGGGCTGATAAATCAGATCAAACGAGAAATATCTGTCATGAGACTGGTCAAGCACCCCAATATTGTGCAGCTTTATGAAGTCCTGGCCACCAAAACCAAGATTTATTTTGTCATGGAATATGCTAAAGGAGGCGAACTTTTCAACAAGGTGGCTAAAGGAAGGCTGAAGGAGGATGTTGCTCGAAATTATTTTCAGCAGTTGATCAATGCCATAGACTTCTGCCACAGTAGGGGTGTCTATCATCGGGATCTGAAACCTGAAAATTTACTTTTAGATGAGAATGAAAATCTGAAAGTCTCTGATTTTGGATTAAGTGCGCTTGCTGAGTCAAGACGCCAAGATGGGCTTCTTCACACCACTTGTGGAACCCCTGCGTATGTTGCTCCTGAGGTGATTGACAGGAAAGGCTATGATGGTGCCAAAGCTGATATTTGGTCTTGCGGGGTGATCCTGTTTGTGCTTTTAGCTGGTTATCTCCCATTCCATGATTCAAACTTGATGGAGATGTATAGGAAGATTGCTAAAGCAGAGTATAGGTGCCCCAGTCACTTCCCATTTGAAGCAAGGAAGCTACTATCTAGGATATTGGATCCAAATCCCAGTACTAGAATTTCTCTTGCAAAAATTAGGGAAAATTCCTGGTTCAAAAGGGGATTGTACTCCAAACCAACAAAAGCGATTATGGAAAGCAAGGAGAGAGCTTCTTCAGATGCAGATGCAGCTTCGGGTTCTGGATCTGGAACTGGTAATGTGGCTGCTGAGGAAACACAAGAATTAGTGAAAGCTGCTAACTTAAATGCTTTTGACATAATCTCGTTTTCTGCTGGGTTTGATCTCTCGGGCTTGTTTGAGGAGTCCCGTCTTAAGAAAGAAGCAAGATTTACGTCCAGGAAACCTGCGTCTGTTATCATATCTAAGCTAGAGGAAATCGCCAAGCTTCTGAAGCTGAGAGCAGGGAAAAAGGATAAAGGGTTAATCAAATTCGAGGGACTGAAGGAAGGTAGAAAAGGGATTCTATCCATTGATGCTGAGATCTTTGAAGTCGCTCCAAATTTTCACTTGGTGGAGATGAAGAAATCTAATGGAGATACACTCGAGTATCAGAAGGCACTGCAAGAGGGCATTAGACCTGCTCTCAAAGATATCGTTTGGGCTTGGCAAGGCGAGCAGCCGCAGCCAGAACTGGAACCGGAACCGCCACTCCCCCACGCGCCACAACAGGAGGAGCAAGTATTACAACAGCCGCAGCTGCGGGAGTAG
- the LOC127790142 gene encoding 23 kDa jasmonate-induced protein-like, which produces MIVNGHWAAFLHVKTTGERSGSTAGGVYHSKNEAGQECDWMLGWSSPYDTDNWKNMVCTEIKEAKHFKDGSHWGSVTDKMYKCGLSGSGNWNGCLSYVSTESNTSPIFEATMTLEKASLSSACISSNSWWARMSGSMVKVNVIS; this is translated from the exons ATGATTGTGAATGGTCATTGGGCTGCATTTTTACATGTCAAGACAACTGGAGAGCGGAGCGGGTCCACCGCTGGCGGGGTTTATCACAGCAAAAATGAAGCTGGGCAAGAATGCGATTGGATGCTGGGCTGGTCCAGCCCATATGACACAGACAATTGGAAGAACATG GTTTGTACTGAGATCAAGGAAGCCAAACACTTTAAAGATGGTAGCCATTGGGGTTCAGTTACAGACAAGATGTACAAGTGTGGTTTGTCTGGATCAGGCAATTGGAATGGATGCTTATCCTATGTGTCAACTGAGAGCAACACATCTCCCATATTTGAGGCCACAATGACGCTAGAAAAAGCCTCTCTTTCCTCCGCTTGCATTTCGTCGAACAGCTGGTGGGCAAGGATGTCAGGATCGATG gTAAAAGTCAACGTCATTTCGTAG